From Actinopolymorpha cephalotaxi, one genomic window encodes:
- a CDS encoding carbohydrate kinase family protein, with product MITVIGEALIDLEGDDQGVFRARPGGAPFNVAVGLARLGVPTALLARLSEDAFGARLRAHLAANDVSTRYAVTASEPTTLAFVFLDPHGSPRFEFYCNGTADWQWTAQELPDPFPAEVTAVHTGSLALALEPGASVLEKRLARERDRGAVTISLDPNIRPHLQPDRDAARDRVEAQLGSAHLVKVSADDLGYLYPGTDPADVVRRWCERGPALVVVTLGPDGAFAAGPAQPRVDVTAPVVSVVDAVGAGDAFSAALLAGLHDHDLLPALRQPRPTLPEETLHGLLTRAATAAALTCTRPGADPPRADELADVIL from the coding sequence GTGATCACGGTGATCGGCGAGGCGCTCATCGACCTCGAGGGCGACGACCAGGGCGTCTTCCGCGCCAGGCCCGGCGGCGCCCCGTTCAACGTCGCGGTCGGCCTGGCCCGGCTCGGCGTTCCCACGGCCCTGCTGGCCCGGCTGTCGGAGGACGCCTTCGGCGCCCGGCTGCGCGCGCACCTCGCCGCCAACGACGTGTCGACGCGGTACGCCGTGACCGCGAGCGAGCCGACCACGCTCGCGTTCGTGTTCCTGGACCCGCACGGCTCGCCGCGGTTCGAGTTCTACTGCAACGGCACCGCCGACTGGCAGTGGACCGCGCAGGAACTCCCCGACCCGTTCCCCGCGGAGGTGACCGCGGTGCACACCGGGTCGCTCGCCCTCGCGCTGGAGCCCGGCGCGAGCGTGCTGGAGAAGCGGCTCGCCCGCGAACGCGACCGCGGCGCGGTGACGATCAGCCTCGACCCCAACATCCGCCCGCACCTGCAGCCGGACCGGGACGCCGCCCGCGATCGGGTCGAGGCCCAGCTCGGTTCCGCACACCTGGTGAAGGTCAGCGCGGACGACCTCGGCTACCTGTATCCCGGCACCGATCCGGCCGACGTCGTACGCCGGTGGTGCGAGCGCGGCCCGGCGCTGGTGGTGGTGACCCTCGGCCCGGACGGCGCGTTCGCCGCCGGCCCGGCACAGCCGCGGGTGGACGTCACCGCCCCGGTGGTGTCGGTGGTGGACGCGGTCGGCGCCGGCGACGCGTTCAGCGCCGCACTGCTCGCGGGGCTGCACGACCACGACCTGCTGCCCGCTCTGCGGCAGCCGCGGCCGACGCTGCCGGAGGAAACGCTGCACGGCCTGCTCACCCGGGCCGCCACCGCCGCGGCGCTCACCTGCACCCGCCCGGGCGCGGATCCGCCGCGGGCCGACGAGCTCGCCGACGTCATTCTCTGA
- a CDS encoding DUF4129 domain-containing protein, with amino-acid sequence MSDVGAAVRRVLPVVAVAGLLGLLVVVAAMSGPEVTGLPLPGRGQRVVTPPPPPTAGPTAAPTPTVSTAPPSVSAPGWLAWVPAVFGVLLLAALVVLVVHLVRLYLRNRTPRDREDVDVAPLPVEIEDETGQRLRAAVDAGIEELDDDGTDPRRAVIACWLRLEAAAAEAGTPRAPADTPGDLVARMLASHRVSAPVLRGCADLYRRARYAPGEVEESMRTQAREALGRLRTELAAGQESRGVVR; translated from the coding sequence GTGAGCGACGTCGGCGCGGCCGTACGCCGTGTCCTGCCGGTGGTCGCCGTCGCCGGGTTGCTCGGCCTGCTGGTCGTGGTGGCCGCGATGTCCGGACCGGAGGTCACCGGACTGCCGCTGCCCGGTCGCGGGCAGCGGGTGGTGACCCCGCCGCCACCCCCGACCGCGGGACCCACCGCGGCCCCGACGCCGACGGTGAGCACCGCGCCGCCGTCGGTGTCCGCTCCGGGATGGCTGGCCTGGGTCCCGGCGGTCTTCGGCGTACTCCTGCTGGCCGCGCTGGTCGTGCTGGTGGTCCACCTCGTCCGGCTCTACCTGCGCAACCGGACCCCGCGAGACCGCGAGGACGTGGACGTCGCCCCGCTGCCGGTGGAGATCGAGGACGAGACCGGGCAGCGGTTGCGGGCCGCCGTGGACGCCGGCATCGAGGAACTGGACGACGACGGAACCGACCCGCGCCGGGCGGTGATCGCCTGCTGGCTGCGGCTGGAGGCGGCGGCCGCAGAGGCCGGCACACCGCGCGCGCCGGCCGACACCCCCGGTGACCTGGTGGCCAGGATGCTGGCCTCGCACCGGGTCAGCGCGCCGGTGCTGCGCGGGTGCGCGGACCTGTACCGCCGGGCGCGGTACGCACCGGGCGAGGTCGAGGAGTCGATGCGTACCCAGGCGCGGGAGGCGCTCGGCCGGCTGCGGACCGAACTCGCCGCCGGCCAGGAGTCGCGGGGCGTGGTCCGGTGA
- a CDS encoding AAA family ATPase produces MSQPELPIPTVSERCQQVLDAVSGVVVGKRGALELVLAGILAGGHVLLEDLPGLGKTLTARTFAQALGVEFRRIQFTPDLLPADVTGSSLYDQRTHDFTFRRGPVFTNLLLADEINRTPPKTQAALLEAMQERQVSVEGETHLLPTPFHVLATANPIEYEGTYPLPEAQLDRFLLRVSFGYPESEEEFDVLRRRMSRRQEEARVAPVVDPATLVAMQRSLEDVAVEDSIGRYVVEVVRATRSDQRVLVGASPRGSLALLLLARAKAVLDGRDFVVPEDVKDVVVPALAHRITLRPEMWLQRIDPAQVVAEALATVPAPASAALPTYTG; encoded by the coding sequence GTGAGCCAACCAGAGTTGCCGATTCCGACCGTGAGTGAACGCTGTCAACAGGTACTTGACGCCGTGTCCGGTGTCGTGGTCGGCAAGCGGGGAGCGCTCGAACTCGTCCTCGCCGGCATCCTCGCCGGCGGGCACGTACTGCTGGAAGACCTTCCAGGGTTGGGGAAAACCCTCACCGCGCGGACGTTCGCGCAGGCGCTGGGGGTGGAGTTCCGGCGCATCCAGTTCACCCCCGACCTGCTGCCGGCCGACGTGACCGGCTCCTCGCTGTACGACCAGCGCACCCACGACTTCACGTTCCGGCGCGGGCCGGTCTTCACCAACCTGCTGCTGGCCGACGAGATCAACCGCACGCCACCGAAGACCCAGGCCGCGCTGCTGGAGGCGATGCAGGAACGCCAGGTGTCGGTCGAGGGCGAGACCCACCTGCTGCCCACGCCGTTCCACGTGCTGGCCACCGCGAACCCGATCGAGTACGAGGGCACCTACCCGCTGCCTGAGGCGCAACTGGACCGGTTCCTGCTGCGGGTGTCGTTCGGCTACCCCGAGTCGGAGGAGGAGTTCGACGTGCTGCGCCGCCGGATGTCGCGCCGGCAGGAGGAGGCACGGGTCGCACCCGTGGTCGACCCGGCGACGCTGGTGGCCATGCAGCGTTCGCTGGAAGACGTCGCGGTCGAGGACTCCATCGGCCGGTACGTCGTGGAAGTGGTCCGCGCGACCCGGTCCGACCAGCGGGTGCTGGTGGGCGCCTCGCCGCGGGGTTCGCTGGCCCTGTTGCTGCTGGCCCGGGCGAAGGCGGTGCTGGACGGCCGCGACTTCGTGGTGCCCGAGGACGTGAAGGACGTCGTCGTACCCGCCCTCGCCCACCGGATCACGCTGCGCCCGGAGATGTGGCTGCAGCGGATCGACCCGGCCCAGGTGGTGGCCGAAGCCCTCGCGACCGTGCCGGCGCCGGCGAGCGCGGCCCTGCCGACCTACACGGGCTGA
- a CDS encoding DUF58 domain-containing protein — protein sequence MRIPLPELLRVRLRDRLRPSGGDSPGWSPTPALRRALVVTLALLVAAVLTGRADLVVLATPFAVGTSAALLRRPRGLPVVGVSAAEGADPAVAGDLVEGADLHVLVDVRARGAAFDVALVQREQPPWLRDRTRARTHAGAVPADAGTRFTLTGQLARWGRYVVPPVRVRAAACDGLLTCAPVTSDSLAVRVFPRTEPFAADEAMPNAAGLVGVHRSRRFGEGGELAGIRQFAPGDRLRRIDWRASLRTGELHVAQTLSDRDAELVLVLDVLHEAGRSEGIDGAPSVLDTTVRAAAGIAQHYLGRGDRVRLLEYGGRNRALRVGSGRRHFVAALEWLLAIRAGEGPHDPSAGIFARQILPQQALLVVLTPLLDHRSVALLARLARSGRTVLAVDTLPDSARPDRENPWTPVAFGLWRLERRNTVAQLLEHGVPTVTWAGAGSLDQALRDVSRRAAAPR from the coding sequence GTGCGCATCCCCCTTCCGGAGCTCCTCCGGGTTCGTCTTCGGGATCGTCTCCGGCCGTCGGGCGGCGACTCCCCGGGCTGGTCGCCGACGCCGGCGTTGCGCCGCGCGCTGGTGGTCACCCTCGCGCTGCTGGTCGCCGCCGTCCTCACCGGCCGGGCGGACCTGGTGGTGCTCGCCACGCCGTTCGCGGTGGGTACGTCGGCGGCGCTGCTGCGCCGGCCGCGCGGGCTGCCCGTCGTCGGGGTGAGCGCCGCCGAGGGCGCGGACCCGGCGGTCGCGGGCGACCTGGTGGAGGGCGCCGACCTGCACGTCCTGGTCGACGTGCGGGCTCGCGGGGCCGCCTTCGACGTCGCACTGGTGCAACGCGAGCAGCCGCCCTGGCTGCGCGACCGGACCCGCGCCCGCACCCACGCGGGCGCGGTGCCGGCCGACGCGGGCACACGGTTCACCCTCACCGGACAGCTCGCGCGCTGGGGCCGCTACGTCGTTCCTCCCGTGCGGGTGCGCGCGGCGGCCTGTGACGGGCTGCTGACCTGCGCCCCGGTGACCTCGGACTCCCTTGCGGTACGCGTGTTCCCGCGCACCGAGCCGTTCGCCGCCGACGAGGCGATGCCGAACGCCGCCGGCCTGGTGGGTGTGCACCGGTCCCGGCGGTTCGGCGAGGGCGGCGAGCTGGCCGGCATCCGGCAGTTCGCACCCGGTGACCGGCTGCGGCGGATCGACTGGCGCGCCTCCCTGCGTACCGGCGAACTCCACGTCGCACAAACCCTGTCCGACCGGGACGCCGAGCTCGTGCTGGTTCTCGACGTACTCCACGAGGCCGGCCGCTCGGAGGGCATCGACGGCGCGCCGAGCGTGCTCGACACGACGGTGCGGGCCGCCGCCGGGATCGCCCAGCACTACCTCGGCCGCGGCGACCGGGTGCGGCTGCTGGAGTACGGCGGCCGCAACCGCGCCCTGCGGGTCGGCTCCGGCCGCCGGCACTTCGTCGCCGCGCTGGAGTGGCTGCTCGCCATCCGGGCGGGAGAGGGTCCGCACGATCCGTCGGCCGGCATCTTCGCCCGGCAGATCCTGCCGCAGCAGGCGCTGCTGGTGGTCCTCACGCCGTTGCTCGACCACCGCAGTGTGGCGCTGCTGGCCCGGCTCGCACGCAGCGGCCGGACCGTGCTCGCCGTCGACACGCTGCCCGACTCTGCCCGGCCGGACCGGGAGAACCCCTGGACGCCGGTGGCGTTCGGGCTGTGGCGGCTGGAACGGCGCAACACCGTCGCCCAGCTGCTCGAACACGGCGTACCCACCGTCACCTGGGCCGGCGCCGGCTCCCTCGACCAGGCGCTGCGCGACGTCTCCCGGCGAGCGGCGGCCCCGCGATGA
- a CDS encoding aspartate-semialdehyde dehydrogenase has translation MRVGVVGATGQVGGVMRQLLAEASFPVEEVRFFASARSAGRALPWLGGEVIVEDAETASYAGLDVVLFSAGAATSKQLAPKVAADGAVVVDNSSAWRMDPEVPLVVSEVNPHALASLPKGIVANPNCTTMAAMPVLSPLHQAAGLRRLIVSTYQAVSGAGGSGVTELDEQVRKTAGNAAALTFDGAAVDFPPPSQFAQPIAFNVLPLAGSLVDDGSYETGEEQKLRNESRKILDIPDLPVSGTCVRVPVFTGHSLSINAEFERELTPARALELLAAAPGVTVVDVPTPLLAAGQDPSYVGRVRRDPTVEHGLALFVSNDNLRKGAALNTVQIAELLAARVG, from the coding sequence ATGCGCGTTGGAGTAGTGGGAGCCACCGGCCAGGTCGGTGGAGTCATGCGGCAGTTGCTGGCCGAGGCCAGCTTCCCGGTCGAGGAGGTGCGCTTCTTCGCCTCCGCCCGGTCGGCAGGGAGGGCGCTGCCGTGGCTGGGCGGCGAGGTGATCGTGGAGGACGCCGAGACCGCGTCGTACGCCGGTCTGGACGTCGTGCTGTTCTCCGCCGGAGCCGCCACGTCGAAGCAGCTGGCGCCGAAGGTCGCCGCCGACGGCGCGGTCGTGGTGGACAACTCCTCGGCCTGGCGGATGGACCCCGAGGTGCCGCTGGTCGTCTCCGAGGTCAACCCGCACGCGCTGGCGTCGCTCCCGAAGGGCATCGTCGCCAACCCCAACTGCACCACGATGGCCGCCATGCCCGTTCTGTCGCCGTTGCACCAGGCGGCCGGGCTGCGCAGGCTGATCGTCAGCACCTACCAGGCGGTGTCCGGCGCGGGCGGCAGCGGCGTCACCGAGCTCGACGAGCAGGTACGCAAGACCGCCGGCAACGCCGCGGCCCTCACCTTCGACGGCGCCGCGGTCGACTTCCCGCCGCCGTCGCAGTTCGCCCAGCCGATCGCGTTCAACGTCCTGCCGCTGGCCGGCAGCCTCGTCGACGACGGCAGCTACGAGACCGGCGAGGAGCAGAAGCTGCGCAACGAGAGCCGGAAGATCCTGGACATCCCGGACCTGCCCGTCTCCGGCACCTGCGTACGCGTCCCGGTCTTCACCGGCCACTCGCTGTCGATCAACGCCGAGTTCGAGCGCGAGCTGACCCCGGCCCGGGCGCTGGAGCTGCTCGCCGCGGCGCCCGGCGTGACGGTGGTGGACGTGCCCACCCCGCTGCTCGCCGCCGGTCAGGACCCGTCCTACGTCGGCCGGGTGCGCCGCGATCCCACGGTCGAGCACGGCCTGGCGCTGTTCGTGTCGAACGACAACCTGCGCAAGGGCGCCGCCCTCAACACCGTGCAGATCGCCGAACTCCTGGCGGCCCGGGTCGGCTGA
- a CDS encoding VOC family protein — MRRWWWPHARAGHHGPAEGETVIKPSSFAVGSPCWVDATVPDLEVARRFYGSVFGWAFADQGRDYGHYTMCLLNDIPVAALMPPQPGDGAHPMWNVYLATPDVDAAARVAAQHDGKLIVQPVDVADSGRMAFVADPTGATFGMWHGRGHTGAGLWGDPGAVTWNELATPDGAVADAFYRAIFDYDAQAPADPGVTVWKAGGHDVCSRRETTEVEPQWITYFAVADTDQAVGKVRRQGGRVEREPWDSPHGRLACVADPAGISFRLAGPLSAA, encoded by the coding sequence GTGCGACGCTGGTGGTGGCCGCACGCCCGTGCCGGCCACCACGGGCCGGCCGAGGGGGAGACCGTGATCAAGCCGAGCAGCTTCGCCGTCGGCAGCCCCTGCTGGGTGGACGCGACGGTGCCCGACCTGGAGGTGGCGCGCCGCTTCTACGGTTCGGTCTTCGGCTGGGCGTTCGCCGACCAGGGCCGCGACTACGGCCACTACACGATGTGCCTGCTGAACGACATTCCGGTCGCGGCGCTGATGCCTCCGCAGCCGGGCGACGGCGCACACCCGATGTGGAACGTCTACCTCGCCACGCCGGACGTCGACGCCGCGGCCCGGGTGGCCGCCCAGCACGACGGCAAGCTGATCGTGCAGCCGGTCGACGTGGCCGACAGCGGGCGGATGGCGTTCGTCGCCGACCCGACCGGTGCGACGTTCGGCATGTGGCACGGGCGCGGCCACACCGGCGCCGGGCTGTGGGGCGACCCGGGCGCGGTGACCTGGAACGAGCTCGCCACCCCTGACGGCGCGGTCGCCGACGCCTTCTACCGGGCGATCTTCGACTACGACGCGCAGGCGCCGGCCGACCCGGGCGTCACCGTCTGGAAGGCCGGCGGGCACGACGTGTGCAGCCGGCGGGAGACCACCGAGGTGGAGCCGCAGTGGATCACGTACTTCGCGGTGGCCGACACCGACCAGGCGGTCGGGAAGGTACGCCGGCAGGGCGGGCGGGTCGAACGCGAACCCTGGGACAGCCCGCACGGACGGCTGGCCTGCGTGGCCGATCCGGCCGGCATCTCGTTCCGGCTGGCCGGCCCGCTGTCCGCGGCCTGA
- a CDS encoding YrdB family protein — translation MAGGITTNSIATNDIAANGITTAVARVNFAAIFALELAALGALGYAASRGTAPLAVRIALGIGVPLIAAVLWGLFAAPKAPFGNPAVMVAVKVLVFGSAAIGLVLTGHRPLGVAFAGVVVLTAVLAHVLPSPDPTSTTSTTSTTSTADHSAPAAPPTR, via the coding sequence ATGGCCGGCGGCATCACGACGAACAGCATCGCCACGAACGACATCGCAGCGAACGGCATCACCACGGCGGTCGCCCGGGTCAACTTCGCCGCCATCTTCGCGCTCGAACTCGCCGCACTCGGCGCCCTCGGCTACGCGGCATCGCGCGGGACGGCCCCGCTGGCGGTGCGGATCGCCCTCGGCATCGGCGTACCCCTCATCGCCGCTGTGTTGTGGGGCCTGTTCGCGGCGCCGAAGGCGCCGTTCGGCAACCCGGCCGTCATGGTCGCGGTGAAGGTGCTGGTGTTCGGGAGCGCCGCGATCGGGCTGGTTCTCACCGGCCACCGACCGCTCGGCGTGGCGTTCGCGGGCGTGGTCGTCCTCACCGCCGTACTGGCCCACGTCCTGCCGTCCCCCGACCCGACCAGCACGACCAGCACGACCAGCACGACCAGCACGGCCGACCACTCCGCTCCCGCCGCGCCCCCGACCCGGTGA
- a CDS encoding TetR/AcrR family transcriptional regulator produces the protein MPTPRSAAPKNPTPRSATRKAPGPRERARAAFIRDILDISGRQIAESGAAALSMRAVARELEVASSALYRYFPSRDALLTALIIDAYAALADRAEAAQAKVPAGDFLGRWRAICHAVRGWAHESPHEYALVYGWPVPGYAAPEETIEAGTRLPYLLLGVVRDAWAAGALRETGAPEGAGALGDPAGAEAPALSAQMAAQAAHLAAATGLEDLPDTILIRSVIAWTQVFGAVSLELFGHLKGAFTDDAPFFATSVDLMAHVVGLDART, from the coding sequence GTGCCCACGCCCAGGAGTGCCGCGCCGAAGAACCCCACGCCCAGGAGCGCCACCAGGAAGGCCCCCGGTCCGCGAGAGCGTGCCCGGGCCGCGTTCATCCGCGACATCCTGGACATCTCCGGCCGGCAGATCGCCGAGTCGGGCGCCGCGGCCCTGTCCATGCGCGCGGTCGCCCGTGAGCTCGAGGTGGCGTCGTCGGCGCTGTACCGCTACTTCCCCAGCCGGGACGCGCTGCTGACGGCGCTGATCATCGACGCGTACGCCGCACTCGCCGACCGGGCCGAGGCGGCGCAGGCGAAGGTGCCGGCCGGGGACTTCCTCGGCCGGTGGCGGGCGATCTGCCACGCCGTGAGGGGCTGGGCGCACGAAAGCCCGCACGAGTACGCCCTGGTCTACGGCTGGCCCGTACCCGGATACGCCGCGCCCGAGGAGACGATCGAGGCGGGCACCCGGCTGCCGTACCTTCTGCTGGGGGTCGTCCGCGACGCGTGGGCGGCCGGTGCCCTGAGGGAGACCGGTGCACCGGAAGGGGCCGGGGCGCTCGGGGATCCCGCCGGTGCCGAGGCGCCGGCCCTGTCCGCGCAGATGGCCGCGCAGGCCGCGCACCTCGCCGCGGCGACCGGGCTGGAGGACCTGCCGGACACGATCCTCATACGGTCCGTGATCGCCTGGACCCAGGTCTTCGGCGCGGTCAGCCTCGAGCTCTTCGGCCATCTGAAGGGGGCGTTCACCGACGACGCGCCGTTCTTCGCCACGTCCGTGGACCTCATGGCCCACGTGGTGGGGCTCGACGCCCGGACATAA
- a CDS encoding prolyl oligopeptidase family serine peptidase, giving the protein MTDAARPADDQQPATSASPETSGSGEEAADPYLWLEDVTGEEALAWVRERNDETLAGLATGQRFEELRTQIREVLDSDDRIPYVARRGGLLYNFWQDAEHPRGLWRRTTLESYRTDHPEWEVLLDVDRLAADEGESWVWKGAPVLRPELRLALVELSRGGADATVVREYDLQTRTFVEGGFELPEAKSFVGWIDADRIYVGTDFGPGSLTSSGYPRVVKEWRRGTPLAEAETVFEGKPDDVLAYAGHDFTEGYERDFVRRRIEFYSGETYLRTGTGTGAAGAADAADLERIDVPNDAEVDVERDWLMVVTRTPWTVDGTTYPAGALLAAPFEEFRAGKRTLTVLFEPDEHTSLVGSAWTRHHLILNTLSDVKSRLEVLTPPAATGDAGGGAETQGVNSGWTRQPLSGVPEFGSVGQVGTDPHDDDEFFLQTSGYTEPATLRYGTVDGDLEPVKQAPAMFGTEGLLVRQLFATSDDGTQVPYFVVGPERPAADSPTLLGGYGGFEISNLPGYQAATGRAWLARGGTYVVANIRGGGEYGPRWHCAALRENRPRAYEDFAAVARDLVTRGITEPARLGTQGGSNGGLLMGVMLTRYPELFGAIVCQVPLLDMKRYHRLLAGASWMAEYGDPDDEGDWAFLSKYSPYQNVRAGKPYPPTLFMTSTRDDRVHPGHARKMVARMRDLGYDVASYENIEGGHGAAADNEQLAFRNALSYEFLWRQLTKS; this is encoded by the coding sequence ATGACTGACGCCGCCCGGCCCGCCGACGACCAGCAGCCCGCGACCTCCGCGTCCCCCGAAACCTCCGGGTCAGGGGAGGAGGCCGCCGACCCGTACCTCTGGCTGGAGGACGTCACCGGCGAGGAGGCGCTGGCCTGGGTGCGCGAGCGCAACGACGAGACCCTTGCCGGCCTCGCCACCGGGCAGCGGTTCGAGGAGTTGCGTACGCAGATCCGGGAGGTGCTCGACTCCGACGACCGGATCCCCTACGTCGCCCGCCGCGGCGGCCTGCTCTACAACTTCTGGCAGGACGCCGAACACCCGCGCGGCCTGTGGCGTCGGACCACCCTGGAGTCCTACCGCACCGACCACCCCGAGTGGGAGGTGCTCCTCGACGTCGACCGGCTCGCCGCCGACGAGGGCGAGAGCTGGGTGTGGAAGGGTGCGCCGGTGCTGCGCCCCGAGCTGCGGCTGGCGCTGGTGGAGCTGTCCCGTGGCGGCGCGGACGCGACCGTCGTCCGCGAGTACGACCTGCAGACCCGCACGTTCGTCGAGGGCGGGTTCGAGCTGCCCGAGGCGAAGAGCTTCGTCGGCTGGATCGACGCCGACCGCATCTACGTCGGCACCGACTTCGGGCCGGGTTCGCTGACCTCGTCCGGCTATCCCCGCGTCGTGAAGGAATGGCGGCGCGGCACCCCGCTGGCGGAGGCGGAGACCGTCTTCGAGGGCAAGCCCGACGACGTGCTGGCCTACGCCGGGCACGACTTTACGGAGGGGTACGAACGCGACTTCGTCCGGCGCCGGATCGAGTTCTACAGCGGCGAGACCTATCTGCGCACCGGCACCGGCACCGGCGCTGCTGGCGCTGCCGACGCTGCCGACCTGGAGCGGATCGACGTACCCAACGACGCCGAGGTCGACGTCGAGCGTGACTGGCTGATGGTCGTCACCCGCACGCCGTGGACGGTCGACGGGACGACCTATCCCGCGGGCGCCCTGCTGGCCGCGCCGTTCGAGGAGTTCCGGGCGGGCAAGCGCACGTTGACAGTGCTGTTCGAGCCGGACGAGCACACGTCGCTGGTCGGGTCCGCGTGGACCCGCCACCACCTGATCCTCAACACGCTCTCGGACGTCAAGAGCCGGCTGGAGGTGCTCACCCCGCCGGCGGCGACCGGTGACGCGGGTGGCGGCGCCGAGACTCAGGGTGTCAACTCCGGCTGGACACGGCAGCCGCTGTCCGGCGTACCCGAGTTCGGCAGCGTCGGGCAGGTGGGCACCGACCCGCACGACGACGACGAGTTCTTCCTGCAGACCAGCGGCTACACCGAGCCGGCGACGCTGCGGTACGGCACGGTCGACGGTGACCTCGAACCCGTCAAGCAGGCCCCGGCGATGTTCGGCACCGAAGGCCTTCTGGTGCGGCAGTTGTTCGCGACCTCCGACGACGGCACCCAGGTGCCGTACTTCGTGGTCGGCCCGGAGCGGCCCGCAGCCGACTCGCCGACCCTGCTCGGCGGCTACGGCGGCTTCGAGATCTCCAACCTGCCCGGCTACCAGGCCGCCACCGGGCGGGCCTGGCTGGCCCGCGGTGGTACCTACGTCGTCGCCAACATCCGCGGCGGCGGGGAGTACGGCCCGCGCTGGCACTGTGCCGCGCTGCGGGAGAACCGCCCGCGTGCCTACGAGGACTTCGCCGCCGTCGCCCGCGACCTGGTGACCCGCGGCATCACCGAGCCCGCCCGGCTGGGCACCCAGGGCGGCAGCAACGGCGGCCTGCTGATGGGCGTCATGCTCACCCGCTATCCCGAGCTGTTCGGCGCGATCGTGTGCCAGGTTCCGCTGCTGGACATGAAGCGCTACCACCGGCTGCTGGCCGGGGCCTCGTGGATGGCGGAGTACGGCGACCCCGACGACGAGGGCGACTGGGCCTTCCTCTCGAAGTACTCGCCCTACCAGAACGTCCGTGCCGGCAAGCCGTACCCGCCCACGCTGTTCATGACCTCGACCCGCGACGACCGGGTGCACCCCGGGCACGCCCGCAAGATGGTCGCCCGGATGCGCGACCTCGGTTACGACGTGGCGTCGTACGAGAACATCGAGGGCGGCCACGGTGCGGCGGCCGACAACGAGCAGCTGGCGTTCCGCAACGCACTCTCCTACGAGTTCCTGTGGCGGCAGCTCACGAAGTCCTGA